The genome window GTTCTTGCCTGCGGCGCTGGCTTTGCATTTCATCGCGCCGAAGCGCATGCGGAATATCGTCTTGCTCATCGTGAGTTTGCTTTTTTATTCCTGGGGCGAGCCGCGGCAATTCGGCTTGATGTTGGTATCGATCGTTCTGAATCACGTTCTCGGGTTGCTTGCCGGCGCAACGCGCGAACGAGCGTCGGGGCGTTGGGTCGTGGGCGTAACGGTCGTCGCTAACCTCGCGCTGTTAGGCTACTACAAATACGCCAACTTCCTGATCGATGCGATCAATTCGGTGTTAGAAGTCATGGGAACTCCCGAAATCGTGCATGGATCGATCGCTCTACCGGTCGGGATTTCGTTTTACACGTTCCAAGCCATGTCGTACGTCATCGATGTTTATCGGGGGGAAGCGAAAGCGCAGCGGAACCCGATTAATACGGCCCTCTACATCAGCTTGTTTCCGCAATTGATCGCCGGCCCGATCGTGCGCTACGTCGACGTCGCTGCCCAGATCGACCAGCGGACGATCACGGTCGCAGGGTTTGCCGAAGGAATTCGACGGTTTACCATCGGCCTGGCGAAAAAAGTCTTGTTGGCGAATTCGCTGGCGACCGCCGCGGATTTGATTTTCGAATTGCCCAACGGAGGTCTTACTTTCGGTGTCGCTTGGCTCGGTGCCGTTTGCTACGGGCTGCAACTCTATTTCGATTTCTCCGGCTATAGCGATATGGCTATCGGATTGGGAGAAATGTTCGGTTTTCGCTTTGCGGAGAATTTCAACTATCCGTACGTGAGCCGTTCGATTACGGATTTCTGGCGCCGCTGGCATTTATCGCTCTCGACTTGGTTCCGTGATTACCTTTACGTGCCGCTCGGCGGCAATCGCTTGGGTGCGACTCGCACATACATGAATCTGTTGACGGTGTTCCTCCTCTGCGGCCTCTGGCACGGAGCGAACTGGACCTTCTTGGCTTGGGGCGCATTTCACGGCGCGTTTCTGATCATCGAACGGGCCGGCCTATCGCGTCGACTCGCAGCGTTGCCCGTTGTAGTACAGCATCTTTATACGCTCGTCGTGCTCTCGTTCGGTTGGGTGTTGTTCCGCGTCGAATCACTCGGTCAAGCGGCAGCGTATTGGTATGCGATGATCAGCCTTGGTTCTGCATCTTCCGCAGATGGACTGGCGTCTTATCTTGATTCAGGGCTGATCATCGCTCTCGTCGCAGCTTGTCTGGCGGCCGTTCCCGTTTGGGGGCGCCTCGCTCAGAGCGTTCGCCACCGTGCCGATCGCAGCTATGAATCCGGCTCGAAGGCGTTCGGTTTATGGATCGATACCATCGGGGCGGCGGCACGAGTCGCTTCACTATGCGGATTGTTCTTCGCAAGCGCCGCGGCATTGATGGCATCGACTTACAATCCATTTATTTACTTCCGATTTTAGCCGTTCATGCAGTCGACTACTCGCAGTATTCCGCATCGCATCGCGGACGGATTGTTGATCGCGTTGTTTTTGTCGGGCATCTCGCTACCGGCGTTGACGATGCTCCGCTCGAGCGGCGATCGTAACATTGCAGAAACGGAGCGGCGCTTAGCCGCTCCGTTTCCCGAGTTAGCCGTTCGTCGTATCGGACCGATTCCATGGATTAAGAAAACGAGTCTGATCCAATTCCCGCCGAAGTTCGAGAAGTGGTACGACGATCATGTCGGGTTTCGCCGGCCTTTGATTCGTCTGTATAACGTAGCGAAATACTTCGGCTTAACGACCGAGACTGGGCACACGTTTCGAGAGTCGGCCCAAAACCCGGTGATCGTCGGTAGCGATGGTTGGCTCTTCTTTGGTTCCGCCGGCAAACGTGACTTTCGTCGGATCGACCCATTTCCGCCGGAGAGCCTCAAGGTTTGGCGAAATTATCTGACCAAGCGTCGCGATTGGTTCGCCGCGAGAAAAATCGGTCATGCTTTTTTTATCGCGCCGAATAAGCAGACGATTTATCCCGAGTATATGCCCCGCGCGATGACACGCGCCGATCGTCCGTCGCGATTCGATCAGCTACTCGCCGAAGTTTCGCAAGAACCAAGCCTGCACTTGCTCGATCTTCGAAAGGCTCTCACGGACGGTCGCGATCTTTACCCGACATATCATCACACCGACACGCATTGGAACGAATATGGTGCGTATCTCGGCTATCGATTCTTGATGTCTCATTTGAACCGGCACATGCCTGCGGCGCCTGCATTGCCGTTGGAGTCGTTCGACATTGAGGCTAAGCGAGTCGTAAGCCGTCGTGATTTGGTGAGAATGATGAATGCGGCGATCGATATTGAAGATACTCTCGTCACACTCACGCCGCGCACTCCGCGGTGCGCGACTTGGGAAATGGGAGTGCCTTCCGACGATTTCGGATCGTTCCGGAAATCAACGAACTATAACGTGCCTAGCGGAAGGCTTGTGGTATTTCACGATTCGTTTATCAAAGCGCTTCGGCCGTTTCTCAGCGAAAACTTTCGCGAGGTTTATTATTTTTGGCAGTATACGCACGGCTATGAGCACATCGAAACAATTCGTCCGGACTTCGTGCTGGACGAAATGGTCGAGCGACATCTGCTGAATGATTTGCCGAAGAATCCGCCGTATGTCGATGCTCCGGTATCCGACTCTCCGGCCTCGCCGAATTCGGTGCAAGCTTGTGAAACGGGGGAAATTCATCGCTGAGTATAGTTAGATGAAATCCTACTTAATTCGATCGACGCGACTGCGATGACGGAGTCGCTCTTACTCACAATCGGCCGGCGTGTCGTTCTTACCATGCAACAATCGCTTACTACCATGCGCAGCACGCCTCAACGCATTGCCGATGTTTCGCTCATCGCTTTGTTCGTGTTCGCAATTTCGTTGCCCGTGTTGAAGATGTTTGTTTCGAGCGACGAGAGCGAGGTCATCGCGATAGAGCAGCGTCGGATGGCGCCGTTTCCCGAACTGGAGTATCGGCGAGTCGGTTCGATCTTGTGGGCGAAGAAGCGGAGTCTTCAGGATTTTCCGCGCGCGTTCGAAGCGTGGTACGACGATCATGTCGGTTTCCGCTTTTCGCTGATTCGCTGTTACAATATGGCGAAAGTCGTCGGTCTGACGGTAGAAAACAGTCTGAAAACCGGCGAGGCAGCTCAGGGAAATGTAATCGTCGGGCGCGACGGCTGGCTCTATCTCGGCGGCAGTTCCAACATCCGCGACTTTCGCCGCAGCGACTGCTACACACCGGCCGACCTCGCCGCCTGGCATGCGGCGCTCGCCCAGCGACGCGACTGGCTCGCTGCCCGCGGTAGCGGCTACGCATTCCTCGTTGCACCGAACAAAGCGACGATCTATCCCGAGTTCATGCCGCGCTCGATGTCGAAGACCGATCTACCGTCGCGGCTCGAGCAACTTCTCGCGGAGGTGTCGTAAGATCCCTCGCTGCTTGTGCTCGACACGCGACAGGCCCTCGTCGAAGGAGGAACTCGGCATCCGACCTATCACCGAACCGATACCCATTGGAACGATTATGGTGCCTATCTAGCCTATCGAATGTTGATGCCTCATCTCGGTCGGTCGGTAGCGATGAGTCCGACCGTGCCGCTCGAGTCGTTCGATTTGGAGGCGAAGGAAGTCGTCAACTTCGGAGATATGGCCCATGTGCTGAACGCGCCGATCGATTTCAAGCAGACGCTCGTCACCCTCACGCCCCGTTCGCCTCACTCGGCCGTTTGGGAAAGCTTTACGACCAAGGACGGCATCTCGGGTTATAAGTCGACGAACTATGCAGTGCCCGACGTGCGAATGGTCGTCTTTCACGATTCGTTTATGGGAGCACTTCAGTGGTTTCTAAGCGAGCACTTCCGCGAAGTCTATTATCTTCCGAAGTTCTCGACCAATCTCGTCGTCGAAGTCCGGCCCGACTTCGTGTTGGAAGAAATGGTGGAACGGTACCTGATGGACCCTCCGCCGGTCTTCACGGCGCCGACGAACTCTACTCCCGTGCTCGAAGCCCGCAAGCCGAATACGACTAGCCGCTAAGCGCTCGTCTGCCTTGAGAGAGTTTGCTACGGCTTCAGCGCCGCGATCTTCGCGTCGATCTCTTTCGCTTTCGCTTGGGCTTCTTCCATTGGCAGGCCTGCTTTGACGCCGGGGCGTTTGTGGCCGGTTTTGGTGAGCCAGGCGTCGTGTAAGAGTGCCTGCCGTTCGGCGATGAGTTTGAGCATCGCGGGGCCGTTCGGCTTTTGCGCGATGACCTTGTCGCCGTCTTCCGCCCTAGCGATTTCCGCGGCCGGTGCGCCCCAATGTAGGAGCAGCGCGCGGGCGATGATCCATTGGCCGATGTCGTTCGGATGAACCCCGTCGCCGGCGAGGCAATACTTCGGGTCGCTTGCCCGATGCTCTTTCAAGAAGCGAAGCATCGGGCCGTGAACGTCGACGACGTCCCAACCGTCGGCCGCGGCGCTCTTGGAACGCTTCGACAAGAGCCAATCGCTGTAACGCGCGAGGACGTCATCATAGCCTTCGTAAGGCGTGCGGTAGTCGGTGCGGCCCGCGGGCAGGACGCGTGCGCGAATCGGTTCCGGATCGAAGACCGGCGGCGTGAGATGCAAGACGCGCGCCCCGACGTCGGCCGAGCGCTTACGAAGTAGCTCCATCCCTGCTTGATACTTTTGAAACCGCTCGTCGCTGAACGGATGGTAGATGCCGCAGTTCATACCGTAGCAGGCGACGACGAGGTCGGGCTTCACGGCCGCCAGCGCGCGCTCGAGCCGTTCGTGAACCGTGGGGCGCGGGAACTTGCCGCCCGCATGATCTTCTTCGGAAAGGCCCGACACGGTTTCGCTGGCGAGGCCCATGTTGATGAACTCGATCGCGAAGTCGGGATCGTGCGTGCGGAGATAGGTCTCGACATAGGCGATGTATTTACCGGCGTGCGTAATACTGTCGCCGAGAAAGAGAACTCGCTTCACCCCGGCGAGGCCTTGTTGCCCGGCAGCCGGAACTTCGGCCGCGCGTGCAGGTGGCGCCGAGGTGCAGAGCCCTATTGCGAATGCGAACAACGCCGGAACGAGGGAGCACGAGCGGAAGGAGGTGAGTACACTTTTCATCGGTTTCGGCTCCGAAGAGAATGGCTTCGCGGCACGGGGGGAAGGGTTCTGTTTCCCCGAGGAATCGGCCCCTCAAAATGCACGGCCGGGAAGAGGATGTCAAACAATTCGGCAAGGTTTCGAGGCTCGTCGCCGGCGAGGTTGACACACTTCGGCAGGCCGACGACACTGAACCGGTTACGCTTTGCGCGCCGCGACCGGCCGAGGAACCCCCTCCTCGAAGCCTGCGGCCGAATCCCGCCCTCATCCTCCTTATATCCTTCCCGGGAGATTGCTTGTTATGAGCGAATCGAAGTCGAACGACCTTTCGCGTCGCGATGTTTTGAAGAAGTCGGGCGATGCCGCGGTGGCCGCCGGTGTGTTCGGCGCGGCAACGCACCTCTTGTCGGACATTTCGATTCCCAAAGTTCACGCTGCTCAAGACAGCACGATTCGCGTCGCGCTTGTCGGCTGCGGCGGTCGTGGAACCGGCGCAGCGATCAACGCGCTGTCGGTGAAGAACGGCCCGATCAAGCTCGTGGCGATGGCCGATGTGTTTCCCGACAAGCTCAACGCCGCTCATAAGAATTTGAAGTCGAAAGTCGAAAAGGACAAGCTGCCGGGCGAATTCGATGTGCCCGAGGATAAGAAGTTCATCGGCTTCGATGCGTATAAGCAAGCTCTCGATTGTTTGCGCCCGAACGACGTGGCGATCTTCGCGACGCCGCCGGCCTTCCGTTGGGTGCATTTCGGCGCGGCGATCGACAAGGGGATCAACGTCTTCATGGAGAAGCCGGTGACGGTCGACGGACCATCGAGCCGGAAACTGCTGACGCTGGCCGAAGCCTCGACGAAGAAGAATCTTAAGGTCGGCGTCGGCTTGATGTGTCGCCATTGCGATGCACGCCAACAACTGCACGATCGGATCAAGGCCGGCGAGATCGGCGACGTCTTGCTCATGCGTGCTTATCGTCAGGCCGGACCGACCGGCAGCGCTTTCTGCGAAGCGATGCCGAAGAATTGGGATAAGGGTGAGCTGCTTTATCAGATCAAGAACTTCCATGCGTTCTTGTGGGCCAGCGGCGGCGCCTTCAGCGACTTCTTGATCCACAACATCGACGAATGCTGCTGGATGAAAGACGCTTGGCCGGTGAAAGCCGAAGCCTCGGGCGGACGTCATTTCCGCACCGGTTACGTCGATCAGAACTTCGATACCTATTCAGTGTCGTACACGTTTGCCGATGGCACGAAGCTGCAGCTTGAAGGGCGCACGATGCCGGGCTGCAAGACCGAGTTCGCCAGCTACGCGCATGGTCAAAAGGGAACGGCCGTCATCTCCTCCGCCGGTCATACGCCGGCGAAGTGCCGCATCTATAAGGGGCAGAACATGACCCCGGAAAATCTGACGTGGAGCTATGGGCCGAACGAGCCGAACCCCTACCAACTGGAATGGGATCATCTGATCCAAGCGATCCGGAGCGACAAGCCTTACAACGAGGCGAAGCGCGGCGTGGAAGCGAGCTTGGTAACGTCGATGGGGCGCATGGCGGCACACACCGGCCGTGTGATCACGTTCGAAGAAATGCTGAACTGCGAACACGAGTTCGGCCCGACGGTCGATAAGCTGACGATGAACGGTCCTGCACCGGTCCTCGCCGATAAAGACGGCAAGTACCCGATCCCGCAACCCGGCTTGCGAACGAAGACCGAGTACTAAGCGACCGGTCGAGTTTGGAAACGGCAGTGCAACCACGTGCGGCGACGTCGGAGCGATTCCGACGTCGCCGCACTTATTTCAGCATCGGCGATACGTCTGTTACGATTGATCGATGTTCCCGAAGCGATTTACGCTGTAAAGGCCCTGCGGCATGCCGCTCGACTGGCAACGAATCGAAGTGTTGGACGACGCGATGATCGCGCTCTATCGCGCTCGCACGCCCGCCGAACGGCTTTCGATGGGAAACGAATGTAACCTTTCGGCCCGTCGACTCATCGCGGCTCAGCTTAGTTCGACTCGGCCCGATTGGACGAAAGAGCAAGTCGCGCGCGAAGTCGCCAGGAGAATGCTCGGTGGATCAGGTTGAATTGCTGAGTCGCATCGCGAGCGTGCTGGAATCGTTGCCGGCGCGCTACGCAGTCGTCGGGTCGATCGCGAGCATGCTCTATGGCGAGCCTCGCCTAACGCTCGATATCGATATCGTCGTCGAACTGGAAGATCGATTCGTAGATGCGTTGTGCGAGAGGTTTCCCGCTCCTGAACACCGAAAGTGTCGGCAGGGCTGCGCCTCGTCGAGGGAAGCTCAGCGGCGACCGCTCACGTTGCCGAGTACGCGCTTGAAGTGATCAGTTCACCAGTTCGATATCCGGC of Planctomycetia bacterium contains these proteins:
- a CDS encoding Gfo/Idh/MocA family oxidoreductase, which produces MSESKSNDLSRRDVLKKSGDAAVAAGVFGAATHLLSDISIPKVHAAQDSTIRVALVGCGGRGTGAAINALSVKNGPIKLVAMADVFPDKLNAAHKNLKSKVEKDKLPGEFDVPEDKKFIGFDAYKQALDCLRPNDVAIFATPPAFRWVHFGAAIDKGINVFMEKPVTVDGPSSRKLLTLAEASTKKNLKVGVGLMCRHCDARQQLHDRIKAGEIGDVLLMRAYRQAGPTGSAFCEAMPKNWDKGELLYQIKNFHAFLWASGGAFSDFLIHNIDECCWMKDAWPVKAEASGGRHFRTGYVDQNFDTYSVSYTFADGTKLQLEGRTMPGCKTEFASYAHGQKGTAVISSAGHTPAKCRIYKGQNMTPENLTWSYGPNEPNPYQLEWDHLIQAIRSDKPYNEAKRGVEASLVTSMGRMAAHTGRVITFEEMLNCEHEFGPTVDKLTMNGPAPVLADKDGKYPIPQPGLRTKTEY
- a CDS encoding MBOAT family protein gives rise to the protein MVFSSRLFLFLFLPAALALHFIAPKRMRNIVLLIVSLLFYSWGEPRQFGLMLVSIVLNHVLGLLAGATRERASGRWVVGVTVVANLALLGYYKYANFLIDAINSVLEVMGTPEIVHGSIALPVGISFYTFQAMSYVIDVYRGEAKAQRNPINTALYISLFPQLIAGPIVRYVDVAAQIDQRTITVAGFAEGIRRFTIGLAKKVLLANSLATAADLIFELPNGGLTFGVAWLGAVCYGLQLYFDFSGYSDMAIGLGEMFGFRFAENFNYPYVSRSITDFWRRWHLSLSTWFRDYLYVPLGGNRLGATRTYMNLLTVFLLCGLWHGANWTFLAWGAFHGAFLIIERAGLSRRLAALPVVVQHLYTLVVLSFGWVLFRVESLGQAAAYWYAMISLGSASSADGLASYLDSGLIIALVAACLAAVPVWGRLAQSVRHRADRSYESGSKAFGLWIDTIGAAARVASLCGLFFASAAALMASTYNPFIYFRF
- a CDS encoding SGNH/GDSL hydrolase family protein, giving the protein MKSVLTSFRSCSLVPALFAFAIGLCTSAPPARAAEVPAAGQQGLAGVKRVLFLGDSITHAGKYIAYVETYLRTHDPDFAIEFINMGLASETVSGLSEEDHAGGKFPRPTVHERLERALAAVKPDLVVACYGMNCGIYHPFSDERFQKYQAGMELLRKRSADVGARVLHLTPPVFDPEPIRARVLPAGRTDYRTPYEGYDDVLARYSDWLLSKRSKSAAADGWDVVDVHGPMLRFLKEHRASDPKYCLAGDGVHPNDIGQWIIARALLLHWGAPAAEIARAEDGDKVIAQKPNGPAMLKLIAERQALLHDAWLTKTGHKRPGVKAGLPMEEAQAKAKEIDAKIAALKP